CTCCATCAGATATTGTTCGGGTATTTCCATTGTGATCTTTAAATTCAAAATTCCCGTCCAATACATATGTTAAGCACTCAAAACCTTGATTTATTTGTGTAGGAAGTTCACCAGGAGGTTCAACAAAAAATTCATCTAAAAGAACAAAAGGATCGAATCCACGCATGAAATTTGAAGGAAACAACCTCTTGCCCCAAATTCCTTTTTCATGGCTCATTTCAACTGATTTTGTTTTTTTTAACTTTTCTATTGTATATTGATGCTGATGATTCATAATTATTCAATTTAGTTTATAAAAATTTCTATTTACTAATTTACAAAATTTATAAAGCTTTAGCAAACCTGTTTGAAACACTGATAAACACTTGTTTTATAACTTATCTTTTAAGTTTTAGAACAGTTTTATAAATAGTTAATGTTGCTTTTTATAATTTAGCTGAAAAATTTGAGTTTGAAATTTTAATATATGGCCAGAATTCTTGTAATTGATGATGAAAAACCAATAAGAGCAACACTTATTGATATTCTTGAATATGAAAAATTTTCTGTTGATGAAGCTGCGGACGGTATGCAGGCCTTGGCTTTAATCAAAAAGCAGAAGTATGATGTTATTCTATGTGACATCAAAATGCCCAAAATGGATGGACTTGAGGTATTGGAAAAGATCCAGGAAATTTCTTCGGATGTTCCGGTTGTCATGATTTCTGGTCATGGCACTATTGAAACTGCAGTTGAAGCTATAAAAAAAGGAGCGTTTGATTTCATTGCCAAACCTCTTGATTTAAATCGCTTGATGATTACCATTCGAAATGCCATGGAAAAATCATCCCTGATTACAGAAACCAAAGTGTTAAAAAGAAAAATCAAAAAAGCTTTTGAAATGATTGGTGATTCAAAGCAAATTGAGGAAATTAAAGAAATGATTGAAAGGGTTGCACCCACTGAGGCTAGGGTTTTAATAACGGGTGATAATGGAACAGGAAAGGAACTTGTAGCTCGTTGGTTACATGAGAAAAGTAACAGAGCAAACGGACCTTTGGTTGAGGTGAACTGTGCAGCTATACCGTCTGAATTGATAGAAAGTGAACTTTTTGGACATGAAAAAGGAGCTTTTACTTCTGCCATTAACCAACGCAAAGGTAAATTCGAACAAGCCGAAGGAGGTACATTATTTCTGGATGAAATTGGAGATATGAGTCTTTCTGCACAAGCAAAAGTGCTAAGGGCTTTACAAGAAAGTAAAATTACCAGGGTAGGGGGAGATAAGGAGATAAAAGTTAATGTAAGGGTTGTGGCTGCAACAAATAAGAACCTGAAAAATGAAATAAGCAACAATAATTTCCGAGAAGACCTTTACCACCGTTTAAGTGTGATATTAATTCATGTTCCATCTTTAAATGATAGAATGCAAGATATTCCCCTGCTTACAGAGCATTTCCTTTGCGAAATCTGCCAGGAATATGGAATGCCAAAAAAATCAATTTCAAAGGAAGCTTTAAAAGAACTTCAACAAATTAATTGGACAGGAAACATCAGGGAACTTCGCAATGTAATTGAAAGACTTATTATTCTTTGTGATAAATCAATTACAGAAAAAGATGTGCTTGCCTATGCCGGAAAAAAATAATTGTATTGTTTTTTTTGTACCCTTTTTCAAAAAAAGTATCCCTCTTTTGGTTCTGTAGCAATCGCTTTTGAATTTTTATTATAGGTATCCTGCACTTGTTTCTAAAGCCCGCCCCGCTTCCTCCTAAACAGTCGTTTTGTTAATTCCTTTAAATTCATTATTTTCAATAAAGATTTTTATCTACTACCTAATTTGGAATTGATAAACTAATTTTTATCCAGTGGAAAATAAATTAGGCTTATATAAATTTAACCAGACCCTTTTGTTGGGGTTTTTGTTGCTTGGAGGATTGTATCTTGGAAAAACTTTTTTAATCCCTGTTTTTATTGCAGCTTTAATAGCCATGCTGTTGTTGCCTATTTGCTCAAAACTTGAAAAATTGGGATTTAACAGGATTTTTGCAATTATTTCATGCATTTTAATTTTTCTAACTATTTTAATAGGAATTATTTATTTATTCACCTATCAAATAATCGGACTCTCCAAAAATTTACCATTTTTTGCAAACAGAATTCAAGAAGTTTTATTAAAGTTAAAAGATTTTATTGCAGAAAACACAAGGCTTTCACACAATGATATAAGTTCTTATATCGAATCCAGTATAAGGCAGATTGTTGATTCCTTAGGTTCCTATATACAAAGTGTACTTACTATAACAACAGGGGTAATTGTTAATTTTTTTCTTGTGTTAATATATATTGCATTTTTCCTTGCCTATCGTGAAAGAATAGAAAACTTCATTTTAAAAATTGCTCCTGAAAATGAAAAGGAAAAAACAGATAAAATCATCAAAAGTTGCACAAGCATGTCCATTTCCTACCTTTCAGGAATTCTAACAGTTTCGTTTATTCTTTCAGTTAGTAATGCAATTGCGCTTACAATATTTAGAATAGAATATGCCTTGTTTTTTGCTGTACTTGCTGGAATTCTTAACATCATTCCATTTGTCGGAACATTTTTAGGAAGTATTTTGCCTGTTGCCCTAGCATTACTTACTAAGGATAGTATTTGGGTTGCTGTTTTTGTTGTAATATATTTTACAGTAATTCAATATATTGAATCCTATTTCCTTACTCCATTTATTGTTGGAGGAAAAGTAAGGGTTAACCCCCTAACTGAAATTCTAGCCCTTGTGCTAGGAGGAGTTATTTGGGGTGTTGCTGGTATGGTTTTATTTATCCCTTTAACAGGATTAGTTAAAGTTTTATTTGACCATATTGAAAAATTTGAGCCTTTTGCTTATGTTATTGGTAGGGAAGATGTTCCCAAAACAAGCAAAACTGGAAAAAAGATAAAATACTGGTTTAAGAAATAAGTTTTTTTAGTGTTTTTTTTATCTTTTCAAATCAGCTTGCTTCAAATTAGTACTTAAAATGCTCGTTTTTAATACTTCTAGGTACGGTTTTTGGTTATCAAAACATATTAATTGGAGGTGAGTTTTGAGATTACAAATTTTTATTCAGCCAATATTCTTTTCTGTTATTTTTATCTTAATAAGCTGTTCGAACGATAATAGCAATAATCAAGAAGAAAAAAAATGGATATTGAAAAGAGAGCAAAATGAGTTATTAGCTAAGGAAAAAAACAGTCTAATTGCCCATTACCTGCAGCTGGAAATAGATTCTTTGGAATCCAAATTCTCAACTCAATTTAATGATGAGCTTAATCATAAAGCCTTTGAATTTTATCGCAAAAGAAATTATGATCCTATTTGGAGATTAAATGAATCTTCTTCTATTCTTCCTGAACAATACCTGAGCTTACTAGATTCAGTCCACCTGGAAGGTTTAAATGCCAATGATTACAATAAAGAAATACTCGAACAATACAGAAAAAATGTTGGGGATTTCATTGATAAGAATAATAAGACAAAAGATATTCATGCAAAAGCTATAGCCAAGACCGATTTAAATTTTACAATTTCATTCCTGAAAATTCTCAATCACCTTAAGAATGGAAAAATAGATCAAGGTGAACTTGGTTTGCAATGGGATTTAAATAATGAAAATGAGATAAATGCCGAGCAACTTTTAATCCAGGTGATTCAAAAGAATGATATAAATGCAGCAATAGCAAAAGTTTATCCCAAAATAAAACAATATAATCAATTAAGGGAATTGCTTAAATTCTATTACTCGCTTTCAAACAATACAAATTGGAGAAAATTACAACCTGGAATTACTTTAAGCCTTGACAGCGTTTCTGCTGATGTTATAATTTTAAGACAAAACTTATTACAGACAAAGGATTTACAAGAGAATAAAAATAATGTACAGCAAAGTACTTTATTTGATGCTGAATTAAAAAAGGCTGTTGTCTCTTATCAAGTAAGGCATGGTTTGGAACCCTCTGGTATTGTTGATGAGGAATTTATTGAAATAATGAATACTCCTCTCAGTAATTGGATTGCATTAATTGAATTAGGACTTGAAAAAACAAGATGGCTTCCTGATTCTCTTGGTGATAAACATATTTTTATAAATATTCCTGATTTCAGCCTGCAAATGATTGATAAGGAAAATGTAATTAGGGAAATGAAGGTAATTACCGGAAAAACAATGCGCTCAACTCCTGTGTTTAGTGGCAAAATTAAGTATGTTGTGTTTTCTCCCTATTGGAATGTGCCTAAAAGCATTGCTGTAAATGATCTTTTGCCAAAAATTAAAAACAATCCAGGGTTTTTACGCAAAAATCATTATGAATTATTTGAAAACTGGGATCCAAATTCAACTAGAATTAACCCCCGGAAAATTGATTGGGACACTATTGAAGAAAATAATTTTTCTTTTCGTTTAAGGCAAAAACCCGGCCCATGGAATTCCATGGGCAGAGTCAAATTCATGTTTCCTAATAATTTCAGCATTTACATGCATGATACCCCGGAAAAGCACTTATTTATAAAAGAGCGCCGCGATTTCAGTAGTGGCTGTATAAGAATTCAGGAGCCTGAAAAAATGGCTGAATTTTTATTGCCAGAAATGACTGAAGAAGAAATTACTGGTAAAATGAATAAAAAGTCAGAGGAATACATAAATCTCAAAACCCCAACATCTGTTTATATTACCTACAATACTGTTGGGGTGAATGATAAGGGGCAGGCAGTTTTTTTTCAGGATGTTTATAAAATGGATGAAAAATTGATAGAAATGTATCATAAAACGCCATTAAAATAAGTGCTGTTTTTTTATTAATTTAGATAGAATAAATTATTTATTCATTTTTTATTAATAAAAAGTATGGAAAACCTAAAAAATTTAAAAGTTGCAGTTCTTGTAGCCGATGGCTTTGAATTATCTGAATTTGTTGAACCAGTAAAGGCTTTAGAGCAGGAAGGAGCAACAGTACACGTTGTTTCTACTCAAAAAGATACTGTGCGTTCATGGGATAATGGAAATTGGGGAAAAGAATTTGCAGTTGATGTTGAATTAGAAAATGCAAACCCCAATGATTTTGATGCATTATTATTACCGGGTGGTGTGATAAATCCAGATAAATTAAGGAGATCTGAAAAAGCAGTTGATTTTGTAAAAACATTTATGAAAGAAGGAAAGCCTTTAGCAGCCATTTGCCATGGTCCTTGGACATTGATAGAAACGGGGATGGTGAAAGGAAGGAAATTAACCTCCTTTTATTCTATAAAAACAGATCTGATCAATGCTGGAGCAGATTGGCAGGATAAAGAAGTTGTTGTAGATCAAAACCTGGTTACAAGTAGGAACCCAGGAGATATACCTGCATTTATATCTAAAATGACTGAGAAATTCAAAGAAGGGGTACATGAACCACATTCAAAATAATAGTTTATAGGATTTAAAAAAGCCGCAAATATTAAATTTTGCGGCTTTTTTAATATTAAATGTATAAATCAAAGTGGCTGAGTTAACTAACCCTCATTGTTGAAATAAAGCTTTACTGCATTTAAATCCTTTACTTTTTCAGAATTGGATTAAAAAATCAGTTTTTTATTTACCTAAATTCTATTTCAATTTATTTTTTGATGTA
This is a stretch of genomic DNA from Bacteroidota bacterium. It encodes these proteins:
- a CDS encoding sigma-54-dependent Fis family transcriptional regulator; the encoded protein is MARILVIDDEKPIRATLIDILEYEKFSVDEAADGMQALALIKKQKYDVILCDIKMPKMDGLEVLEKIQEISSDVPVVMISGHGTIETAVEAIKKGAFDFIAKPLDLNRLMITIRNAMEKSSLITETKVLKRKIKKAFEMIGDSKQIEEIKEMIERVAPTEARVLITGDNGTGKELVARWLHEKSNRANGPLVEVNCAAIPSELIESELFGHEKGAFTSAINQRKGKFEQAEGGTLFLDEIGDMSLSAQAKVLRALQESKITRVGGDKEIKVNVRVVAATNKNLKNEISNNNFREDLYHRLSVILIHVPSLNDRMQDIPLLTEHFLCEICQEYGMPKKSISKEALKELQQINWTGNIRELRNVIERLIILCDKSITEKDVLAYAGKK
- a CDS encoding AI-2E family transporter, with amino-acid sequence MENKLGLYKFNQTLLLGFLLLGGLYLGKTFLIPVFIAALIAMLLLPICSKLEKLGFNRIFAIISCILIFLTILIGIIYLFTYQIIGLSKNLPFFANRIQEVLLKLKDFIAENTRLSHNDISSYIESSIRQIVDSLGSYIQSVLTITTGVIVNFFLVLIYIAFFLAYRERIENFILKIAPENEKEKTDKIIKSCTSMSISYLSGILTVSFILSVSNAIALTIFRIEYALFFAVLAGILNIIPFVGTFLGSILPVALALLTKDSIWVAVFVVIYFTVIQYIESYFLTPFIVGGKVRVNPLTEILALVLGGVIWGVAGMVLFIPLTGLVKVLFDHIEKFEPFAYVIGREDVPKTSKTGKKIKYWFKK
- a CDS encoding L,D-transpeptidase family protein, which codes for MKREQNELLAKEKNSLIAHYLQLEIDSLESKFSTQFNDELNHKAFEFYRKRNYDPIWRLNESSSILPEQYLSLLDSVHLEGLNANDYNKEILEQYRKNVGDFIDKNNKTKDIHAKAIAKTDLNFTISFLKILNHLKNGKIDQGELGLQWDLNNENEINAEQLLIQVIQKNDINAAIAKVYPKIKQYNQLRELLKFYYSLSNNTNWRKLQPGITLSLDSVSADVIILRQNLLQTKDLQENKNNVQQSTLFDAELKKAVVSYQVRHGLEPSGIVDEEFIEIMNTPLSNWIALIELGLEKTRWLPDSLGDKHIFINIPDFSLQMIDKENVIREMKVITGKTMRSTPVFSGKIKYVVFSPYWNVPKSIAVNDLLPKIKNNPGFLRKNHYELFENWDPNSTRINPRKIDWDTIEENNFSFRLRQKPGPWNSMGRVKFMFPNNFSIYMHDTPEKHLFIKERRDFSSGCIRIQEPEKMAEFLLPEMTEEEITGKMNKKSEEYINLKTPTSVYITYNTVGVNDKGQAVFFQDVYKMDEKLIEMYHKTPLK
- a CDS encoding type 1 glutamine amidotransferase encodes the protein MENLKNLKVAVLVADGFELSEFVEPVKALEQEGATVHVVSTQKDTVRSWDNGNWGKEFAVDVELENANPNDFDALLLPGGVINPDKLRRSEKAVDFVKTFMKEGKPLAAICHGPWTLIETGMVKGRKLTSFYSIKTDLINAGADWQDKEVVVDQNLVTSRNPGDIPAFISKMTEKFKEGVHEPHSK